In Parasteatoda tepidariorum isolate YZ-2023 chromosome 2, CAS_Ptep_4.0, whole genome shotgun sequence, one DNA window encodes the following:
- the LOC107437917 gene encoding BTB/POZ domain-containing protein 6-B isoform X4 yields MIQLILSQNAKCLPNKIKKSDSSTAWRRKSQSKSKHSHRSSSTPPSTRPTLLLPPMTCTTDNLREEGNGTTAPVVTTRVQQSEDNSQNYIYHTIDNASQYTPRPEPSAPSPGHLFYNSEDHSDITFIVGPEEWRFPAHSFILTKSRLTLSAFLRTAQPQLADISSCSDNNTDTSPAQRSPIILKLPKLQPEVFEQILRYIYTGQVALSNMDTTLRLLYPCRVYHLPILTSHCLHYVSKNVNTTNVLVVLSHLLYPNIHHPALLSSNQSDDETSQDDCHDNDNERNELVFKCLLIVDRHADDILQSELFETLEHELMVEIIKRDSLEVSSEAVVFDSVMRWACRACKKQRKELTAENKCSVLGKALFLVRYLTMTSEEFLRGPVSQGVLSKEDKEILLSRLTNDGTPVPDSSLPDRWSGWKISVKREKCHSLLPISSPRSELVSNSSELGVSSSNSIQPVKSDRKKKSMSKKLLNGVGDLVICVIQLLD; encoded by the exons ATGATACAGTTGATTCTTTCCCAAAATGCGAAG tgtttgcCGAACAAAATCAAGAAGTCGGACAGTAGTACCGCATGGCGTCGCAAGAGTCAATCAAAATCGAAACATTCTCACAGAAGCTCGTCAACACCACCATCTACTCGCCCGACCCTCCTACTTCCACCCATGACTTGCACCACCGATAATTTGAGGGAAGAAGGCAATGGCACCACTGCACCTGTGGTAACAACTCGCGTTCAACAAAGTGAAGATAACTCACAAAACTATATCTACCACACGATA GATAATGCTTCTCAGTATACACCCCGGCCAGAACCTTCCGCTCCTAGTCCTggacatttattttacaatagtgAAGATCACAGTGATATTACTTTTATAGTAGGCCCGGAAGAATGGCGATTCCCAGCCCATTctttcattttgacaaaaagcCGCCTTACTCTGTCTGCTTTCCTGAGAACTGCACAACCTCAACTTGCAGACATATCCTCTTGCTCAGATAATAACACAGACACAAGTCCTGCTCAAAGGTCTCCCATCATACTTAAGCTTCCCAAGTTGCAACCTGAAGTCTTTGAACAAATATTAAG gTACATTTATACTGGTCAAGTAGCATTATCAAATATGGATACAACTCTACGCCTCCTATATCCATGCCGAGTGTATCATCTTCCAATATTGACTTCCCATTGCCTccattatgtttcaaaaaacgTTAACACTACTAATGTTCTAGTTGTGCTTAGCCATCTTCTGTATCCAAATATTCATCATCCTGCCTTACTCTCATCTAACCAATCAGATGATGAGACTTCTCAAGATGACTGTCATGACAACGACAACGAAAGAAACGAACTCGTTTTCAAGTGTTTGCTTATTGTAGACAGACACGCAGACGATATCCTCCAAAGCgaactttttgaaactttagAACACGAACTCATggttgaaattataaaaagagaCTCTTTGGAAGTGAGCTCTGAAGCTGTGGTTTTTGATTCAGTGATGAGATGGGCTTGCAGAGCGTGcaagaaacaaagaaaagaacTCACTGCAGAAAACAAATGCTCTGTACTTGGAAAAGCCCTCTTTCTAGTCCGCTATCTTACGATGACTTCTGAAGAATTTCTTCGTGGCCCTGTTAGTCAAGGTGTTCTGAGCAAAGAAGACAAAGAAATTCTGCTATCTCGTCTAACTAATGATGGTACCCCTGTTCCAGACAGTTCACTGCCAGATCGATGGAGTGGTTGGAAAATATCTGTGAAACGCGAGAAATGTCACAGTCTACTACCAATTTCATCTCCTCGTTCAGAACTAGTTAGCAATAGCTCAGAACTGGGTGTCTCATCTTCCAATTCTATTCAACCAGTAAAAAGTGATAGGAAGAAAAAGTCCATGTCTAAAAAACTTCTGAATGGAGTTGGAGATCTCGTGATTTGTGTGATACAACTTCTTGACTGA
- the LOC107437917 gene encoding BTB/POZ domain-containing protein 6-B isoform X2, whose translation MRENPEAYKLEMELEEDKFSSICCCFCPCLPNKIKKSDSSTAWRRKSQSKSKHSHRSSSTPPSTRPTLLLPPMTCTTDNLREEGNGTTAPVVTTRVQQSEDNSQNYIYHTIDNASQYTPRPEPSAPSPGHLFYNSEDHSDITFIVGPEEWRFPAHSFILTKSRLTLSAFLRTAQPQLADISSCSDNNTDTSPAQRSPIILKLPKLQPEVFEQILRYIYTGQVALSNMDTTLRLLYPCRVYHLPILTSHCLHYVSKNVNTTNVLVVLSHLLYPNIHHPALLSSNQSDDETSQDDCHDNDNERNELVFKCLLIVDRHADDILQSELFETLEHELMVEIIKRDSLEVSSEAVVFDSVMRWACRACKKQRKELTAENKCSVLGKALFLVRYLTMTSEEFLRGPVSQGVLSKEDKEILLSRLTNDGTPVPDSSLPDRWSGWKISVKREKCHSLLPISSPRSELVSNSSELGVSSSNSIQPVKSDRKKKSMSKKLLNGVGDLVICVIQLLD comes from the exons tgtttgcCGAACAAAATCAAGAAGTCGGACAGTAGTACCGCATGGCGTCGCAAGAGTCAATCAAAATCGAAACATTCTCACAGAAGCTCGTCAACACCACCATCTACTCGCCCGACCCTCCTACTTCCACCCATGACTTGCACCACCGATAATTTGAGGGAAGAAGGCAATGGCACCACTGCACCTGTGGTAACAACTCGCGTTCAACAAAGTGAAGATAACTCACAAAACTATATCTACCACACGATA GATAATGCTTCTCAGTATACACCCCGGCCAGAACCTTCCGCTCCTAGTCCTggacatttattttacaatagtgAAGATCACAGTGATATTACTTTTATAGTAGGCCCGGAAGAATGGCGATTCCCAGCCCATTctttcattttgacaaaaagcCGCCTTACTCTGTCTGCTTTCCTGAGAACTGCACAACCTCAACTTGCAGACATATCCTCTTGCTCAGATAATAACACAGACACAAGTCCTGCTCAAAGGTCTCCCATCATACTTAAGCTTCCCAAGTTGCAACCTGAAGTCTTTGAACAAATATTAAG gTACATTTATACTGGTCAAGTAGCATTATCAAATATGGATACAACTCTACGCCTCCTATATCCATGCCGAGTGTATCATCTTCCAATATTGACTTCCCATTGCCTccattatgtttcaaaaaacgTTAACACTACTAATGTTCTAGTTGTGCTTAGCCATCTTCTGTATCCAAATATTCATCATCCTGCCTTACTCTCATCTAACCAATCAGATGATGAGACTTCTCAAGATGACTGTCATGACAACGACAACGAAAGAAACGAACTCGTTTTCAAGTGTTTGCTTATTGTAGACAGACACGCAGACGATATCCTCCAAAGCgaactttttgaaactttagAACACGAACTCATggttgaaattataaaaagagaCTCTTTGGAAGTGAGCTCTGAAGCTGTGGTTTTTGATTCAGTGATGAGATGGGCTTGCAGAGCGTGcaagaaacaaagaaaagaacTCACTGCAGAAAACAAATGCTCTGTACTTGGAAAAGCCCTCTTTCTAGTCCGCTATCTTACGATGACTTCTGAAGAATTTCTTCGTGGCCCTGTTAGTCAAGGTGTTCTGAGCAAAGAAGACAAAGAAATTCTGCTATCTCGTCTAACTAATGATGGTACCCCTGTTCCAGACAGTTCACTGCCAGATCGATGGAGTGGTTGGAAAATATCTGTGAAACGCGAGAAATGTCACAGTCTACTACCAATTTCATCTCCTCGTTCAGAACTAGTTAGCAATAGCTCAGAACTGGGTGTCTCATCTTCCAATTCTATTCAACCAGTAAAAAGTGATAGGAAGAAAAAGTCCATGTCTAAAAAACTTCTGAATGGAGTTGGAGATCTCGTGATTTGTGTGATACAACTTCTTGACTGA
- the LOC107437917 gene encoding BTB/POZ domain-containing protein 6-B isoform X5: MNSKDCLPNKIKKSDSSTAWRRKSQSKSKHSHRSSSTPPSTRPTLLLPPMTCTTDNLREEGNGTTAPVVTTRVQQSEDNSQNYIYHTIDNASQYTPRPEPSAPSPGHLFYNSEDHSDITFIVGPEEWRFPAHSFILTKSRLTLSAFLRTAQPQLADISSCSDNNTDTSPAQRSPIILKLPKLQPEVFEQILRYIYTGQVALSNMDTTLRLLYPCRVYHLPILTSHCLHYVSKNVNTTNVLVVLSHLLYPNIHHPALLSSNQSDDETSQDDCHDNDNERNELVFKCLLIVDRHADDILQSELFETLEHELMVEIIKRDSLEVSSEAVVFDSVMRWACRACKKQRKELTAENKCSVLGKALFLVRYLTMTSEEFLRGPVSQGVLSKEDKEILLSRLTNDGTPVPDSSLPDRWSGWKISVKREKCHSLLPISSPRSELVSNSSELGVSSSNSIQPVKSDRKKKSMSKKLLNGVGDLVICVIQLLD; encoded by the exons tgtttgcCGAACAAAATCAAGAAGTCGGACAGTAGTACCGCATGGCGTCGCAAGAGTCAATCAAAATCGAAACATTCTCACAGAAGCTCGTCAACACCACCATCTACTCGCCCGACCCTCCTACTTCCACCCATGACTTGCACCACCGATAATTTGAGGGAAGAAGGCAATGGCACCACTGCACCTGTGGTAACAACTCGCGTTCAACAAAGTGAAGATAACTCACAAAACTATATCTACCACACGATA GATAATGCTTCTCAGTATACACCCCGGCCAGAACCTTCCGCTCCTAGTCCTggacatttattttacaatagtgAAGATCACAGTGATATTACTTTTATAGTAGGCCCGGAAGAATGGCGATTCCCAGCCCATTctttcattttgacaaaaagcCGCCTTACTCTGTCTGCTTTCCTGAGAACTGCACAACCTCAACTTGCAGACATATCCTCTTGCTCAGATAATAACACAGACACAAGTCCTGCTCAAAGGTCTCCCATCATACTTAAGCTTCCCAAGTTGCAACCTGAAGTCTTTGAACAAATATTAAG gTACATTTATACTGGTCAAGTAGCATTATCAAATATGGATACAACTCTACGCCTCCTATATCCATGCCGAGTGTATCATCTTCCAATATTGACTTCCCATTGCCTccattatgtttcaaaaaacgTTAACACTACTAATGTTCTAGTTGTGCTTAGCCATCTTCTGTATCCAAATATTCATCATCCTGCCTTACTCTCATCTAACCAATCAGATGATGAGACTTCTCAAGATGACTGTCATGACAACGACAACGAAAGAAACGAACTCGTTTTCAAGTGTTTGCTTATTGTAGACAGACACGCAGACGATATCCTCCAAAGCgaactttttgaaactttagAACACGAACTCATggttgaaattataaaaagagaCTCTTTGGAAGTGAGCTCTGAAGCTGTGGTTTTTGATTCAGTGATGAGATGGGCTTGCAGAGCGTGcaagaaacaaagaaaagaacTCACTGCAGAAAACAAATGCTCTGTACTTGGAAAAGCCCTCTTTCTAGTCCGCTATCTTACGATGACTTCTGAAGAATTTCTTCGTGGCCCTGTTAGTCAAGGTGTTCTGAGCAAAGAAGACAAAGAAATTCTGCTATCTCGTCTAACTAATGATGGTACCCCTGTTCCAGACAGTTCACTGCCAGATCGATGGAGTGGTTGGAAAATATCTGTGAAACGCGAGAAATGTCACAGTCTACTACCAATTTCATCTCCTCGTTCAGAACTAGTTAGCAATAGCTCAGAACTGGGTGTCTCATCTTCCAATTCTATTCAACCAGTAAAAAGTGATAGGAAGAAAAAGTCCATGTCTAAAAAACTTCTGAATGGAGTTGGAGATCTCGTGATTTGTGTGATACAACTTCTTGACTGA
- the LOC107437917 gene encoding BTB/POZ domain-containing protein 6-B isoform X3: MSFSCFSTKQRCLPNKIKKSDSSTAWRRKSQSKSKHSHRSSSTPPSTRPTLLLPPMTCTTDNLREEGNGTTAPVVTTRVQQSEDNSQNYIYHTIDNASQYTPRPEPSAPSPGHLFYNSEDHSDITFIVGPEEWRFPAHSFILTKSRLTLSAFLRTAQPQLADISSCSDNNTDTSPAQRSPIILKLPKLQPEVFEQILRYIYTGQVALSNMDTTLRLLYPCRVYHLPILTSHCLHYVSKNVNTTNVLVVLSHLLYPNIHHPALLSSNQSDDETSQDDCHDNDNERNELVFKCLLIVDRHADDILQSELFETLEHELMVEIIKRDSLEVSSEAVVFDSVMRWACRACKKQRKELTAENKCSVLGKALFLVRYLTMTSEEFLRGPVSQGVLSKEDKEILLSRLTNDGTPVPDSSLPDRWSGWKISVKREKCHSLLPISSPRSELVSNSSELGVSSSNSIQPVKSDRKKKSMSKKLLNGVGDLVICVIQLLD, from the exons tgtttgcCGAACAAAATCAAGAAGTCGGACAGTAGTACCGCATGGCGTCGCAAGAGTCAATCAAAATCGAAACATTCTCACAGAAGCTCGTCAACACCACCATCTACTCGCCCGACCCTCCTACTTCCACCCATGACTTGCACCACCGATAATTTGAGGGAAGAAGGCAATGGCACCACTGCACCTGTGGTAACAACTCGCGTTCAACAAAGTGAAGATAACTCACAAAACTATATCTACCACACGATA GATAATGCTTCTCAGTATACACCCCGGCCAGAACCTTCCGCTCCTAGTCCTggacatttattttacaatagtgAAGATCACAGTGATATTACTTTTATAGTAGGCCCGGAAGAATGGCGATTCCCAGCCCATTctttcattttgacaaaaagcCGCCTTACTCTGTCTGCTTTCCTGAGAACTGCACAACCTCAACTTGCAGACATATCCTCTTGCTCAGATAATAACACAGACACAAGTCCTGCTCAAAGGTCTCCCATCATACTTAAGCTTCCCAAGTTGCAACCTGAAGTCTTTGAACAAATATTAAG gTACATTTATACTGGTCAAGTAGCATTATCAAATATGGATACAACTCTACGCCTCCTATATCCATGCCGAGTGTATCATCTTCCAATATTGACTTCCCATTGCCTccattatgtttcaaaaaacgTTAACACTACTAATGTTCTAGTTGTGCTTAGCCATCTTCTGTATCCAAATATTCATCATCCTGCCTTACTCTCATCTAACCAATCAGATGATGAGACTTCTCAAGATGACTGTCATGACAACGACAACGAAAGAAACGAACTCGTTTTCAAGTGTTTGCTTATTGTAGACAGACACGCAGACGATATCCTCCAAAGCgaactttttgaaactttagAACACGAACTCATggttgaaattataaaaagagaCTCTTTGGAAGTGAGCTCTGAAGCTGTGGTTTTTGATTCAGTGATGAGATGGGCTTGCAGAGCGTGcaagaaacaaagaaaagaacTCACTGCAGAAAACAAATGCTCTGTACTTGGAAAAGCCCTCTTTCTAGTCCGCTATCTTACGATGACTTCTGAAGAATTTCTTCGTGGCCCTGTTAGTCAAGGTGTTCTGAGCAAAGAAGACAAAGAAATTCTGCTATCTCGTCTAACTAATGATGGTACCCCTGTTCCAGACAGTTCACTGCCAGATCGATGGAGTGGTTGGAAAATATCTGTGAAACGCGAGAAATGTCACAGTCTACTACCAATTTCATCTCCTCGTTCAGAACTAGTTAGCAATAGCTCAGAACTGGGTGTCTCATCTTCCAATTCTATTCAACCAGTAAAAAGTGATAGGAAGAAAAAGTCCATGTCTAAAAAACTTCTGAATGGAGTTGGAGATCTCGTGATTTGTGTGATACAACTTCTTGACTGA
- the LOC107437917 gene encoding BTB/POZ domain-containing protein 6 isoform X6 → MTCTTDNLREEGNGTTAPVVTTRVQQSEDNSQNYIYHTIDNASQYTPRPEPSAPSPGHLFYNSEDHSDITFIVGPEEWRFPAHSFILTKSRLTLSAFLRTAQPQLADISSCSDNNTDTSPAQRSPIILKLPKLQPEVFEQILRYIYTGQVALSNMDTTLRLLYPCRVYHLPILTSHCLHYVSKNVNTTNVLVVLSHLLYPNIHHPALLSSNQSDDETSQDDCHDNDNERNELVFKCLLIVDRHADDILQSELFETLEHELMVEIIKRDSLEVSSEAVVFDSVMRWACRACKKQRKELTAENKCSVLGKALFLVRYLTMTSEEFLRGPVSQGVLSKEDKEILLSRLTNDGTPVPDSSLPDRWSGWKISVKREKCHSLLPISSPRSELVSNSSELGVSSSNSIQPVKSDRKKKSMSKKLLNGVGDLVICVIQLLD, encoded by the exons ATGACTTGCACCACCGATAATTTGAGGGAAGAAGGCAATGGCACCACTGCACCTGTGGTAACAACTCGCGTTCAACAAAGTGAAGATAACTCACAAAACTATATCTACCACACGATA GATAATGCTTCTCAGTATACACCCCGGCCAGAACCTTCCGCTCCTAGTCCTggacatttattttacaatagtgAAGATCACAGTGATATTACTTTTATAGTAGGCCCGGAAGAATGGCGATTCCCAGCCCATTctttcattttgacaaaaagcCGCCTTACTCTGTCTGCTTTCCTGAGAACTGCACAACCTCAACTTGCAGACATATCCTCTTGCTCAGATAATAACACAGACACAAGTCCTGCTCAAAGGTCTCCCATCATACTTAAGCTTCCCAAGTTGCAACCTGAAGTCTTTGAACAAATATTAAG gTACATTTATACTGGTCAAGTAGCATTATCAAATATGGATACAACTCTACGCCTCCTATATCCATGCCGAGTGTATCATCTTCCAATATTGACTTCCCATTGCCTccattatgtttcaaaaaacgTTAACACTACTAATGTTCTAGTTGTGCTTAGCCATCTTCTGTATCCAAATATTCATCATCCTGCCTTACTCTCATCTAACCAATCAGATGATGAGACTTCTCAAGATGACTGTCATGACAACGACAACGAAAGAAACGAACTCGTTTTCAAGTGTTTGCTTATTGTAGACAGACACGCAGACGATATCCTCCAAAGCgaactttttgaaactttagAACACGAACTCATggttgaaattataaaaagagaCTCTTTGGAAGTGAGCTCTGAAGCTGTGGTTTTTGATTCAGTGATGAGATGGGCTTGCAGAGCGTGcaagaaacaaagaaaagaacTCACTGCAGAAAACAAATGCTCTGTACTTGGAAAAGCCCTCTTTCTAGTCCGCTATCTTACGATGACTTCTGAAGAATTTCTTCGTGGCCCTGTTAGTCAAGGTGTTCTGAGCAAAGAAGACAAAGAAATTCTGCTATCTCGTCTAACTAATGATGGTACCCCTGTTCCAGACAGTTCACTGCCAGATCGATGGAGTGGTTGGAAAATATCTGTGAAACGCGAGAAATGTCACAGTCTACTACCAATTTCATCTCCTCGTTCAGAACTAGTTAGCAATAGCTCAGAACTGGGTGTCTCATCTTCCAATTCTATTCAACCAGTAAAAAGTGATAGGAAGAAAAAGTCCATGTCTAAAAAACTTCTGAATGGAGTTGGAGATCTCGTGATTTGTGTGATACAACTTCTTGACTGA
- the LOC107437916 gene encoding cystathionine beta-synthase → MVHSSKARSRGSSSSIEFLPPDLPSKCTWHLDVSEKSVHNHTSRTFKPESPKILPNVLHAIGNTPMIKLNHIPQEYGLKCELLAKCEFFNAGGSVKDRIAVRMIAEAEREKKISSGATLIEPTSGNTGIGLALAAAVKGYKCTIVMPEKMSNEKVSVLRALGAEIIRTPTNARYDAPESHISVAQKVNTQIPNSIILDQYRNPGNPLAHYDDTAEEILYQCDNRIDMLVIGAGTGGTITGIGRKIKEKCPGCKIVGVDPYGSILAEPESLNSSDQTSYQVEGIGYDFIPTVLDRSVVDKWIKSEDKDSFHMSRLLIKKEGLLCGGSSGSAVSAAVKVAQELKEGQRCVVILPDGVRNYMTKFLSDSWMTEQEFINIDLEMSAKHWWWDTRVSSLNLAEPLTILPHMSCQDAIELMNKEGYDQLPVVDDTGEIKGMVTLGNLMAKIVAGKVLSSALVSEVLYTTLNKITLDTTLGRLSRILESGHFALIVHNQRQCGDKEKIETKQIVIGVVTRIDLINFITNEGESRSKSHSSASATPSLESDE, encoded by the exons ATGGTTCATTCAAGTAAAGCCAGATCTAGAGGTTCTTCTTCAAGCATTGAGTTCCTCCCACCTGATTTACCTAGTAAATGTACTTGGCATTTGGATGTGTCTGAAAAATCGGTACATAATCATACCTCCAg AACTTTTAAGCCTGAAAGCCCCAAAATCCTCCCTAATGTTTTGCATGCAATTGGAAATACTCCTATGATAAAATTGAATCATATACCTCAGGAATATGGATTGAAATGTGAATtat TAGCAAAATGTGAGTTCTTTAATGCTGGAGGAAGTGTAAAGGATAGAATCGCTGTGCGCATGATTGCAGAAGctgaaagagaaaagaaaatctcTTCTGGTGCAACTTTGATTGAACCAACTTCAGGCAACACTG GAATTGGATTAGCTCTGGCAGCTGCAGTTAAGGGATATAAATGTACTATAGTAATGCCCGAAAAGATGAGCAATGAAAAAGTGTCTGTTTTGCGAGCTCTTGGAGCGGAAATCATCCGAACACCCACTAATGCACGTTATGATGCCCCAGAATCTCATATTAGTGTTGCACAAAAAGTCAACACTCAAATTCCAAATAGCATCATTTTGGATCag TATCGGAATCCTGGTAACCCTCTCGCACATTATGATGATACTGCAGAAGAAATACTTTATCAGTGTGATAATCGTATTGATATGCTGGTCATTGGAGCTGGAACTGGTGGCACCATTACTGGAATTGGCcgtaaaataaaggaaaaatgtcCTGGTTGCAAG attgtCGGTGTTGATCCGTATGGATCCATATTAGCTGAGCCAGAATCCTTAAATTCATCTGATCAAACATCATATCAAGTTGAAGGCATTGGATATGACTTTATTCCTACAGTTCTGGATCGTTCT GTAGTTGACAAATGGATCAAATCAGAGGATAAAGATTCTTTTCATATGTCAAGATTGCTGATTAAGAAAGAAGGACTGTTATGCG GTGGCAGTAGTGGAAGTGCAGTGAGTGCAGCTGTTAAAGTTGCACAGGAATTAAAAGAAGGCCAAAGATGTGTAGTTATTTTGCCAGACGGAGTTCGAAATTACATGACTAAGTTTCTCTCTGATAGCTGGATGACAGAACAAGAATTCATTAATATTGATTTGGAGATGAGTGCTAAACATTG GTGGTGGGATACTAGAGTGAGCAGCCTAAATCTTGCAGAACCTTTAACTATTCTACCACATATGTCTTGCCAAGATGCCATTGAATTAATGAATAAGGAGGGTTATGATCAATTACCTGTTGTTGATGATACTGG AGAGATCAAAGGTATGGTTACTTTAGGAAATCTGATGGCTAAAATTGTTGCTGGAAAAGTATTATCAAGTGCTTTAGTTTCAGAAGTGCTATATACCACTCTCAACAAG ATCACTCTAGATACAACTCTGGGCCGCTTATCTAGGATATTAGAGTCAGGACATTTTGCTCTTATTGTTCACAATCAGAGACAAT gtggagacaaagaaaaaattgaaacaaaacagaTTGTTATTGGTGTTGTGACTCGGATAGATCTcatcaattttattacaaatgagGGAGAAAGTAGATCTAAGTCCCATTCATCAGCATCAGCTACTCCATCACTTGAAAgtgatgaataa